CGCCCACCAGTTCCGCGAACAGATCGGCCACAGCCTGCGGCTGCCGTTCTCGCGTTCGGCGAGCATCTGGGAACCGGCCGACGAACACCGCCTGATCATCGACGCCATCCTCGCCGGCGATGCCGCCGCCGCCGCCGCCGCGATGCATGCCCACCTCGGCGGCGCCTCGCGCCGCATCGGCATCGACTACCGCCCGCCGGGCTGAGCCCGACGTTTTCTCTTCCCTTCGCCCTTCTTTCCAAACGGAGCCCGCAACATGAACCACGCGCTGCACACCACCCGCCGCCCCTTCCTGCGCAGCCTCTTCGGCCTTGCCGCCGGCATCGCCGTCGCCTCCACCATCGGCCTCGCCGATGCGCGCGCCGACGTGCTGGCCAACGTGCAGAAGGCCGGCACCCTGCGCGTCGCAGTGCCGCAGGACTTTCCGCCCTTCGGCAGCGTCGGCACCGACCTCAAGCCGCGCGGTTACGACATCGACATGGCCAACCTGATCGCCAAGGAACTCGGCGTGAAGGTCGAGCTGATCCCGGTGACCAGCACCAACCGCATCCCCTACCTCACCACCGGCAAGGCCGACCTGGTGATCTCCAGCTTGGGCAAGAACCCCGACCGCGAGAAGGTGATCGACTTCTCCGAAGCCTACGCGCCCTTCTTCAACGGCGTGTTCGGGCCGGAAGACGTGAAGCTGACCAAGGTGGAAGAGCTGGACGGCAAGACCGTGGGCGTGACCCGCGGCTCGGTGGAAGACCTGGAGCTGACCAAGATCGCCTCGCCCAAGGTCACGATCAAGCGCTTCGAGGACAACAACGCGACGATCTCCGCCTACCTCACCGGCCAGGTGCAGTTCGTCGCCACCGGCAACGTGGTGGCCGCCGCGGTGAATGACATGACCAAGCTGCGCCGCCTCGGCGCCAAGTTCCTGATCAAGAACTCGCCCTGTTACGTCGCCACCGCCAAGGGCGAAACCGCGCTGATGACCAAGGTGAACGCGATCATCGTCAAGGCCAAGCAGGACGGCACGCTCAACGACATCGCCCAGCGCTGGCTCAACGCTCCGCTGCCGAAGGACCTGTAAGCGCAAGCCGCCGCGCGCGGGGCTGCGGCCCCGCACGCATGCCTGTGATCCGCCTTCAACGGACTCGACGATGGCCTATCAATTCGACTTTGCGCCGGTGTTCGACAACGCCGACCTGCTGCTGTCGGGCGCCGGCTTCACGCTGGCGCTGACCGCGGTGGGCGCGGTGTTCGGCATCGGCCTCGGCATCCTCGGCGCGATCTGCCGCGCCTGGAAGCTCGCCCCCTTCGATCGCATCTTCGGCGTCTATGTGGAGGTGATCCGCAACACGCCCTTCCTGGTGCAGCTCTTCTTCATCTTCTTCGGCCTGCCCTCGCTCGGCGTGAAGATGACCGAATGGCAGGCGGCGGTGCTGGCGATGGTGATCAACCTCGGCGCCTACTCCACCGAAATCATCCGCGCCGGCATCCAGGCGACGCCGCGCGGCCAGATCGAGGCCGCCGAATCGCTGGCGCTGACGCGCAGCCAGATCTTCCGCCACGTGGTGCTGCGCCCGGCGCTGGCCAAGGTGTGGCCGGCGCTTACCAGCCAGGTGATCATCGTCATGCTGGGTTCGGCGGTGTGCTCGCAGATCGCCACGGAAGAACTCACCTTCGCCGCCAACTTCATCCAGTCGCGCAACTTCCGCGCCTTCGAAACCTACTTCGTCACCACCGCGATCTACTTCGCGATGGCGCTGCTGATCCGCCAGTTGCTGATCCAGGTCGGCCAGGGCTACGTGGTCGGGAGGGCACGCTGATGTTCGTGCAATTCACCACCTGGGACATCGTCCGCAACCTGCTCGACGCCGGCAAATGGACGCTGGCGCTGTCGCTGATCGCCTTCGTGCTCGGCGGCATCGTCGGGCTGGCCATCCTGTTCGCTCGCATCTCCAAGAACCGCGCACTGCAGGCCTTCACCAAGGGCTATATCGAGGTCTTCCAGGGCACGCCGCTGCTGATGCAGCTCTTCATCGTGTTCTTCGGCCTGTCGCTGCTGGGCATCGACGTGTCGCCCTGGCTCGCCGCCGCAGCCGGACTGACGCTCTTCACCAGCGCCTACCTCGCCGAGATCTGGCGCGGCTGCGTCGAGGCGGTGCCCAAGGGCCAGTGGGAGGCCTCGTCCAGCCTGGCGCTGTCCTACGCCCAGCAGATGCGCCATGTGATCCTGCCGCAGGCGCTGCGCATCGCGGTGGCGCCGACGGTCGGCTTCTCGGTGCAGGTGGTCAAGGGCACCGCGGTCACCTCCATCATCGGTTTCGCCGAACTCACCAAGACGGGCTCGATGCTCGCCAACGCCACCTTCCAGCCCTTCATGGTGTTCGGCCTGGTGGCGGCCGGCTACTTCGCCCTGTGTTATCCGCTCTCGCTGTACGCGAAAAGCCTGGAGAGGAAATTCCATGTCGCTCGTTAAGATCGCCGGCCTGCACAAGCACTTCGGCCCCAATCACGTATTGAAGGGCATCGACCTCGATGTCCAGCAGGGCGACGTCGTCGCGCTGATCGGGCGCAGTGGCTCGGGCAAGAGCACCCTGCTGCGCACCATCAACGGTCTGGAATCCATCGACAAGGGCGAGCTGCGGGTCGATGGCACCGCGCTGCACGACGGCAAGGGCGACCTGCGCGCGCTGCGCCAGAAGGTGGGCATGGTGTTCCAGCAGTTCAACCTCTTCCCCCACCTTACCGCCGGCCAGAACGTGATGCTGGCACCCACCGTGGTGAAGGGCACGTCGAAGGCGGAGGCCGAGGACATCGCCAAGGAGATGCTGCTGAAGGTGGGCCTCGCCGACAAGTTCAACAGCTTCCCCGACCAGCTCTCCGGCGGCCAGCAACAGCGCGTGGCCATCGCCCGCGCGCTGGCGATGAAGCCCAAGGTGCTGCTGTGCGACGAGATCACCTCGGCGCTGGACCCGGAACTGGTGAACGAAGTGCTGGCGGTGGTGCAGCAGCTCGCGGCCGAAGGCATGACGCTGATCATGGTCACCCACGAGATGCGCTTCGCGCGCGAGGTCGGCAACAAGCTGATCTTCATGCACCACGGCCGCATCCACGAAAGCGGCGACCCGAAGACGGTGTTCGCCGCGCCGCAGACGCCGGAACTGGCCGCCTTCGTCGGCGCGGTGAGTTGATACGGCGCGGGGGCGCCGGGCGGCTCAGGCCTTCTTCTGCATGGTTTCGATGCGCTCGGCGTTGATGCGGTCGGCACGCTGTGCCGCCGGCCGCGCCTGCAGCCTGGCGACGTATTCCTCGAACGCCGGGCGCTTTTCGATGCTGCCGAACATCATCCCCCAGCCGAGATGGGAACCGACGTACACATCCGCCGCACTGAACTCGCCGCACAGGTACGGTGCCGCGGAGACGGCCTTCTCCAGCGTGTCGAGCACGCGCGCGTAGCTGCCGAAGCCGACGAAGGCATCCTTGCCCTCCGGCACTTGCCAGCCCATCGAATGCGCGGTCACCGCCTGCTCCACCGGCCCCGCGGCGAAGAACAGCCAGCGGTACCAGGGGCCGCGCGCGGAGTCATGCGCGGCCGGCGCCAGCCCGCTATCCGGAAAGCGGTCGGCGAGGTAGGCGCAGATCGCCGCCGCCTCGGTGACGACCACATCACCGTGGGTCAGCACCGGCACCTTGCCCATGGGATTGAGCGCCAGGAACTCCGGCGTCTTCATCGCCGGGCCGAATTCGGCCCACTCGATGCGGTGCGGCTGCCCGACCTCTTCCAGCATCCAGTGGGCGATACGTCCGCGCGAATAGGGATGGGTGTATAGAACCAGTTCGTTCATGCTCGCTTCTCCTCCGTGATGGCCGGCGCGCCGGCAGCGCTGGATGGGACAACCGGAACGACGATGCGCTCCATGGCCGCCGGGCGCAAGCGCAGGCATGGGCGCAGGCGGACGGCATCGCTCACGGCCTTCCGCGACGCGGTGCTACCACCGCTCGTCGCCATCGGGCCGGTGCGATGCACTGGCCGCACGCGCGATGCGGCTAGAATGCCGCCAAACCTGGAGAACCCGATGAGCATGGAATGGTGGCACTGGGCGGTGGGCGGCATCGCCCTGATCCTGCTGGAACTCGTGATTCCGGCCTTCTTTGTGGTGTGGTTCGGCCTTGGTGCGCTGCTGGTCGCACTGGTTGCGCTGGTTGCCGACCTTTCGCTGACTGCGCAGCTTGTGCTGTGGCTGCTTGCCTCGGTGGCGATGACGGTGCTGTGGTTCAAGGTGTTCGAGCACCGCCGCCACAAGACCTTGTCGGGCACCGCCGAAGGCGACGTCATCGGTGAGGTCGGCCTGCTGGTCGGCGCGATCGAGGCCTACGGCCGCGGCAAGGTGCGCTTCCAGCGCCCGGTGCTGGGGGCCGACGAATGGATCTGCCTCGCCGAAACCGCCATCCCCGCCGGCGAGCGCGTGCGCGTCGTCGGCATCGAGGGCAGCTTCCTGCGCGTCACCCGCGCCTGAGCCCTTCCGTCTTCCGCTTCAACCCTCCGAGGAGAATCGCATGAGTGCAGGCCTGATCTTCGTCATCGCATTGCTGGTCTTCGTGGCCGTCACCATCGCCAAGGGGGTGCGCGTCGTCGCCCAAGGCGAAGAATGGATCGTCGAGCGGCTGGGCAAGTACCATGGCACGCTCAAGCCCGGCCTCAACATCCTGATTCCCTATCTCGACGCCGTGGCCTACAAGCTGGTCACCAAGGACATCATCCTCGACGTGCAAGAACAGGAGGTCATCACGCGCGACAACGCGGTCATCCTCACCAACGCGATCGCCTTCGTGAAGGTCACCGATCCGGTCAAGGCGGTGTACGGCGTCACCGACTTCTCGGAAGCGATCCGCAACCTGATCATGACCACGCTGCGCTCCATCGTCGGCGAAATGGAGCTGGACGAGGCGCTGTCCTCGCGCGACAAGATCAAGGCGCGGCTGCGCGAAAGCATCGCCGACGAGGCGGTGGACTGGGGCCTGACCGTGAAGTCGGTGGAAA
Above is a window of Azoarcus olearius DNA encoding:
- a CDS encoding transporter substrate-binding domain-containing protein; the encoded protein is MNHALHTTRRPFLRSLFGLAAGIAVASTIGLADARADVLANVQKAGTLRVAVPQDFPPFGSVGTDLKPRGYDIDMANLIAKELGVKVELIPVTSTNRIPYLTTGKADLVISSLGKNPDREKVIDFSEAYAPFFNGVFGPEDVKLTKVEELDGKTVGVTRGSVEDLELTKIASPKVTIKRFEDNNATISAYLTGQVQFVATGNVVAAAVNDMTKLRRLGAKFLIKNSPCYVATAKGETALMTKVNAIIVKAKQDGTLNDIAQRWLNAPLPKDL
- a CDS encoding amino acid ABC transporter permease; the protein is MAYQFDFAPVFDNADLLLSGAGFTLALTAVGAVFGIGLGILGAICRAWKLAPFDRIFGVYVEVIRNTPFLVQLFFIFFGLPSLGVKMTEWQAAVLAMVINLGAYSTEIIRAGIQATPRGQIEAAESLALTRSQIFRHVVLRPALAKVWPALTSQVIIVMLGSAVCSQIATEELTFAANFIQSRNFRAFETYFVTTAIYFAMALLIRQLLIQVGQGYVVGRAR
- a CDS encoding amino acid ABC transporter permease, with protein sequence MFVQFTTWDIVRNLLDAGKWTLALSLIAFVLGGIVGLAILFARISKNRALQAFTKGYIEVFQGTPLLMQLFIVFFGLSLLGIDVSPWLAAAAGLTLFTSAYLAEIWRGCVEAVPKGQWEASSSLALSYAQQMRHVILPQALRIAVAPTVGFSVQVVKGTAVTSIIGFAELTKTGSMLANATFQPFMVFGLVAAGYFALCYPLSLYAKSLERKFHVAR
- a CDS encoding amino acid ABC transporter ATP-binding protein — translated: MSLVKIAGLHKHFGPNHVLKGIDLDVQQGDVVALIGRSGSGKSTLLRTINGLESIDKGELRVDGTALHDGKGDLRALRQKVGMVFQQFNLFPHLTAGQNVMLAPTVVKGTSKAEAEDIAKEMLLKVGLADKFNSFPDQLSGGQQQRVAIARALAMKPKVLLCDEITSALDPELVNEVLAVVQQLAAEGMTLIMVTHEMRFAREVGNKLIFMHHGRIHESGDPKTVFAAPQTPELAAFVGAVS
- a CDS encoding glutathione S-transferase family protein, with translation MNELVLYTHPYSRGRIAHWMLEEVGQPHRIEWAEFGPAMKTPEFLALNPMGKVPVLTHGDVVVTEAAAICAYLADRFPDSGLAPAAHDSARGPWYRWLFFAAGPVEQAVTAHSMGWQVPEGKDAFVGFGSYARVLDTLEKAVSAAPYLCGEFSAADVYVGSHLGWGMMFGSIEKRPAFEEYVARLQARPAAQRADRINAERIETMQKKA
- a CDS encoding NfeD family protein; its protein translation is MSMEWWHWAVGGIALILLELVIPAFFVVWFGLGALLVALVALVADLSLTAQLVLWLLASVAMTVLWFKVFEHRRHKTLSGTAEGDVIGEVGLLVGAIEAYGRGKVRFQRPVLGADEWICLAETAIPAGERVRVVGIEGSFLRVTRA
- a CDS encoding SPFH domain-containing protein; the encoded protein is MSAGLIFVIALLVFVAVTIAKGVRVVAQGEEWIVERLGKYHGTLKPGLNILIPYLDAVAYKLVTKDIILDVQEQEVITRDNAVILTNAIAFVKVTDPVKAVYGVTDFSEAIRNLIMTTLRSIVGEMELDEALSSRDKIKARLRESIADEAVDWGLTVKSVEIQDIKPSQSMQRAMEMQAAAERERKAAVTKAEGEKQAAILEAEARLESAKRDANAQVMLAEASAEAIRRVSVAVGNETTPMLYLLGEKYIASLEKLGQGGSSKVVVMPADLQETLRGLVGKLGGRG